Genomic window (Brevibacterium paucivorans):
GTGACGTGAGGTAATACCTTGAGAACTTCACGGGCGTCCAGTGCGCCAATGTGCGCCAGGAGTTCCAGTGCCACAAAGGTTGTCGCGCGGCCTGAACCGTCGAGTGCTTTGACTGCCACGCAGTAGCCTTCGCGAGTTCCCATGACCAGCACACCTTCGGCGCCGAACTTAGCGAACACGCCCAGCTGTTCAATCGCAACCGTGTTGGCCTTCCCCTGACCTTGTATAGCCCAGGGATTGTCCAAAACGGCTTGCACCAATTTTTTACCCGGAAGGGTGCGACCGGCAGTCACGTGTGAAACACCTCGGGCAAGGGCGGTCAGGGACACCGCGTGAACGGGAGCCCCGCACCCATCTATACCAGTGAAGGCGGGGGCTTCACCGCAGTATTCGGTGACCGTTTCGCGGACTCGCTGTTGGATGAAGGAGTCCGGGTCCAGGTACGCATCGGTTGGTTCGCCCGCGTGGACCTGTGCTGCCAAAAACGCGGCGTGTTTACCTGAGCAGTTAAAGAACACCGGCGACGGATTGTCCCCAACGCGACGTCGGTTGGTCGGATCGGCGGGGAGAACACTGGGGCACTGCAGGTCAGTAGCGGTGAGACCGGCCTCGCGAAGCATCCGCTCAACCACGTCGATGTGGCGCGATTCGGCCCGGTGGGAGGCGCTTGCCAACACAAGTTCAGGCCCGTTGAGGGCAACGCCTGTTTCCAACACTGCAATCGCCTGGAGCGGCTTGAGGCAACTGCGGGTAAGAACAGGGGCGGTGGGATCGCCCAAGCTCACAACTTCCGCCCCGTCTGGGTCCACGACCACGGCGACTCCCGCGTGACGCGACTCGATGAAGCCACTTCGCTCGACAATGGCGAGTTCGGCTGCGTGGTCCAGTGTCAGCGTCGCGCGTGCAGATGACGGTTGAGAATCAGAGTGTGTAGTCACGCTTC
Coding sequences:
- a CDS encoding asparaginase, which translates into the protein MTTHSDSQPSSARATLTLDHAAELAIVERSGFIESRHAGVAVVVDPDGAEVVSLGDPTAPVLTRSCLKPLQAIAVLETGVALNGPELVLASASHRAESRHIDVVERMLREAGLTATDLQCPSVLPADPTNRRRVGDNPSPVFFNCSGKHAAFLAAQVHAGEPTDAYLDPDSFIQQRVRETVTEYCGEAPAFTGIDGCGAPVHAVSLTALARGVSHVTAGRTLPGKKLVQAVLDNPWAIQGQGKANTVAIEQLGVFAKFGAEGVLVMGTREGYCVAVKALDGSGRATTFVALELLAHIGALDAREVLKVLPHVTPAITGGTNPDGTTRTVGSISAGADLYAVLQGHA